The Hippocampus zosterae strain Florida chromosome 2, ASM2543408v3, whole genome shotgun sequence genome contains the following window.
TTCCGCCACGGCGACATCCAGGCAGAGTCCTGCAGAGCAACTGCCGTTTGAGTCCAGCCAGGTGGACCTTGTAACGGCCATGACGGCGGCCCACTGGTTTGACCGCCCACGGTTCCTGAAGGAGTCTGAGCGGGTTCTGAAGCCCAATGGCTGCCTGGCGCTGCTGAGCAACATGAAGTACAGGGCGCTGGAGTATGGCGATGCCACTAGCGCAGTGAACGACATCTGTCAAGAGGTGATTTTCATACTTACCGTACTTTTACTCCTTGGTACATTAGTCACGGAACAAAAATTTCATGTGGCCCATTGTTGTTTCATGTGTGCATTTCGAAGTACCCCTTCTAATTTTCACTTTCTTGGCTGGACTTTGGGGTGCGAAACAACAATGCAAAACAGCAGTGAGTGCAAAAGTGTAAATCGTTTTGAGAAAGAATCCAATTAATCCATTTTAAATAATGGAGAACTGAGCATTGGGATTGGCCGGCAACCCCTCCTGGGTGTTCTCtgtcccaaagtcaactgggacagGTTCCACTTTACCCGCAACTGTAATGATGACAAGAActtcagaaaataaatggatggatggaagccgGTTCATTTCGTGAAAACGTCACGCAGGAACGCCTGAGCCAAGAATCGAACCTAAAGAACCTCTCAGGTGTGTGGCAAACGAGTGAAGCATTCTTCTGCCAGACTGctgtcatttcttttcatgtAAATCAGCCACAGCTGTTACATCACATTCTGGACATTTCGGAATGCCTCACTTGACAGACTTGGCAGCTAGCCATTTACTGAGAATGTTTAATTTCCAACTTGATGGGCGGACAGTGACTCCCGAGATCCAACCATTTGTGTCCAagaatttaaaaagtcaattttcaatAAATAACCCCTTTGAAATGGATTTTGGTGCTTGTAAACACGAACTGGTTGTAAAAGTGGCCACAATACAAATTACAAAGGCAAAATCTGAAATGAAGATGTGTTTTAACATTCTGTCATAATAAGTTTCGAACCATTGCTCATAGTAAGGTATAAGAAGAATCAAACCTGAACCTTGACATCAAGTGACCATGCATATGATATGGGGAAGCCATAACCTATTGCATGTGAGTCAACTTGGCCTCTGGAGCTTTATTTATGTGGATGGTGCCAATGCACCGCGGCGCAGTGCCAGAATATCCAGATTTTTCGATCAGTGCGAGAGAGCCGATTGAACGACTAGAGGGCCGCACTTAAAGGGGTTGAAAGGAGTCACTTTGATGGGCCATGATTAACGTCGTCTGTGACCAATCACAGTGGCGCAGCCGTCCCTCTTGAAGATTACCTGGGCTGCACTCATCTATAAAATTACTCACATTGGGTCTAACCCACCTCTGTGGGGTTACACCGTGCACCACGCAGGATTTACGTCGGTGATGATGCATAACAGCTTTTACCAgcatgtgtttttattatttatgattAGTTTCTTGCAGCTCTGCTCCCCTTTAATGAACCTCATATGGGCTCGTGTCCTTCAAAAATCTACTTTGACATGTTTGAGGCCTGTCCCTTTCCGGATAAACAGTGGTGAGTATCCCATCTTTCTGATTATCACCAATGAAAACAGACAAAATTTTtataaaatgacatttacatAATATGGCCCATCAGAAATGCTCTTaccttatatatttttttgtctccaggAACACCTGTCAAAACATTTCCAGGAAAATGACGATAAACCATTTCATTGGTTTGGTGGAGACATATAGTAGTTACCAGAAACTGAAGAGTGAGGATGCCACCAAGGCTAAACgtctctctgatgacatcaggAACAAGTGAGACATAAACATGCAATCTTTGACCTTAGTTAGCCAAACACTGAGCATTAAATTCTACACCACACCTCAAATTATTGTGTCGGTGTTTGTACTCATGAAAAGTTCACCCCCCGTTGACAGAATACTCATTGTACCACTGCAACAAGAATGAACTGAACCTGTCTTCCATTTCAGGCTGCTTGCTGCCATGCAGGTGTCCTCGCCAGACACGGAGCTCACCTTGGTGATGAAATATTTCTACATGCTGGCACGAAAACCTTGATCTTTCTACTGTTAATCACACATCTCTGCTTTGGTTGTACTCCTAACacttactgaaaaaaaaccctcctagCCTGCATACCTTTGAATAAAAACGAAGTCGAACTTGAAACTAAACTGGTACTTCAAGCTCTtctatgcattttgttttgcttgtgcattttttatttgcttGGATTTAATCCAAATTAATGAAtgcaaaaaacatttcagtctttctttATCCGATACTTAATTGCTTTGCACGTGATTAATAAGAAAAGCTTTGccatgaggatttttattttcacagacaaacaaataacatttttagtattttggCTGCTCGATTTTTCTTGCTTTTATTGTGTGTAAAATTACTTTGGAACCATCACTCACGGTACTGCTTTCTACATTTGATGAGCATGAGAATGCACCAGTTGACAGCCTGCAAAATAGCACACACTTGTTGTTTAGTTAAAGTCTTGAGTCAACCAAGGAGGACAGTTTGTttgacaacacattttttttccagtttccaTTGTCTAGAGTTGTATTTCATTGGTGCAGTGGTGAATTGCCTCTAAGGACAGagctacacacatgcacacagaatCAATGGAATGGtaataagacaagaaaaaaaaggtacggTAATTCTTAGACTGTGGTGAGTTGCTATGTTAGCACACCACTTAGAGTATGTAGCTGATACACCTCACCAGAATAAATTCTAAACCGTACTGTGGCACACTCTACTGTACCACCCGGTGGAGAAATAAAGGGTCCAGAAACTGTCCAGAAATTAAGGTTGTCCCTATAGAATGCCCTCTGTATGTTTACTTCTCCACACCACCAGGGCTGTCACAAGCAAGGTGACCAATATCGGCACACCAACGAATGGAGCAAGGACACTGGGCGCCGGGTCGTGGATGAGCCGGCCGGTCAGCTGGCAGTCATGAAAGTAATTACGGTGGATCCTCACAAAGAAGTGATCGACTGTGTGACCGGGCCAGAAGCAGTCCATCCTCAGTGCCACTTGGTAGGTGCAGTTAGTCAGCCCCTCGTAGATACTGCATGGAACAGCAAAGGAAAATGGAAGCCTAACGTCAATAGACGCTAAAGCAGAGATGCCACAATGAGGCGGGCAACTCGGGCAATTGTCGACATGGCCATGATTTGAAATGTGGCCCCAAGCAACGGCTGATGTTGATCTATATCAATGATGGTAATGCACTGCTTTACACCCTGCATTGAAAATGTATTGTGAATACCTCGCTTAAGGCCTCTTACTAGCAGGTACTGGCTGGTGTCGGGGACCCCATGAATGGCATATCAATGACAAAACCGGTTAAACATTGTAATGACATGTTGGGCTTTGTGGATCTGCTTAATTGAGCCCCCTCCTCGCAGCTTTGTTTCAAGCAGTCtttacatttgttgttgttgtttttgaagggTCCTTCATGGTACTTGCATGGGAACCTGGGCGGTCTAGAAATACCCCTGCAAAAGACAGCATGTACCATAAACTGCATTTCGCTATATTTTGCAATGTAGTGCACTCTCTTGATGCCTTCGAGAGTGACACCAGAGAAGCATCTGGTCTTAACAGTGCTAATTATAGCCAGTAAATATTTGGGGGCAGAAGAAACCAAAATACATCGCAGTAGTCTCAGTGCCCCAGACAATTGATAAATGTGAAATTGTCCCATTACGCTATCATCAATTATTAgatattgtatacactgtaTAGTATATAAATTAAAAGAATACATCTATATAGCATGAAACACGAAGTAGACACCCTTTACTCTATTTGCTTTCATTGGCCAGATAATACCCGCTGTACCAGATAGAACAAATCCTTCAAAAGATTCTTCTTATTGGTCATGAAAACGCTGTGGAGAGAACAGAGTGTCTCGTGAATTGAACTCACTGTGTGGTGTCCGGCCAGCTGCACCACAGACGTTGGTCCACTGCGCCCATGTCTGACTTGAACTTAGCCAGGCAGAAGTCGTCGATGATTCTCTCATAGAGTGCTCTGTCGCAACCAGACACACATGCTGCAGAACGGGAGGCAAAATGAGGATGAGTCCAACTTGCCATCATTGACTTGTGATTGTGAGCAAGTCTATAAAGATTCCAAGCTTTTGTGGTTTTCCGCTTCACTGAAAACCATCTCTTTTTCAAACATCGTTTTCACCTTGGATAATGTGATGAACACTAGGGCTCTGTAGCTCTCCGTGACTCCCATGAGCAGGGCATATTTTTTAGGTgagtaaatacagtatgttcctATCGTCAGGAGCATGCAAACAGAACCTGTTTCTAAACCGGATTGTGTGGTTCTGGTGTTTGCTAAGCCTCCAGGGAGAGTTTAAAAAGTCTGCAAAAGGTTATTAAAGTGATTAAACTTTCTGCTGCTAGTAAGTACAAAAAAGACCCCAAGTCAACAACAACTGTAACTTTTCCATGACTGCTATTCCAAAGGTTATGACTGAGATGAATATGCGAAGTCCACTTTTAGCTTTTATGTGATCTTCCTGCTGACAGACCTAACAAGGATGTATGAATCACCTTGGGGTATTGAGGTGGCTGAGTTGAGAGAATATTTAGAATATGCAGTACAGGAAGATGCTAGCTAAGATAACAGCTAtcatggacagaccctcccacgTCCTCCGGGCCACACTGGGCGgcctgggcagctccttcagccagagactgttacaaccGTGCTGCAAGAGGGAAAGGTACCGCCGCTCGTttctgccgactgctgtcaggcggCTGAATAAACACacgtgaaaacctggactcaaggtttttaaaggttttccttcttcttctagtACTGTATTTAGATATGTGGATGTCTGTATTGAATGTGACTGACTTGAAGCACCACATATAACCGTTTCTCTCAAGTCCAAGTTCAAGTCGCAAGTGCTGCTTGTGCATCCATCTGAATTAATAACAGCAATGTGttatatttgaattattttttttcatcctgccttttaatttgaaatgtcgCACAAAATCTTCCCAACATAAAAACTGACAGACATTGACAACAAGGAAAACATGACAGAAGTTGTCAAATATTACATAAgcacatttaaatgaattaaaataacaaCCTTTTCTCAACAACCACTCACCAGTGATGAACAACATGACACAAGCTGCCCTCAGGAACAATGCGCTTGCCATGATGACTATTGTATAAGCAACTACAGCGTGTGCTTCTCTCTACAGGCCTGGGATCAGCTGTGCATAATTCCTTCCCCTTCTCGTCCTTCCCTTGTAATATATtgtagataaaaaaaattagattAACCGAAGATTGATATGATGACACGGATAACTAGTGAACGAGGACTCATGGCTGTGGGCTCAACACAACAGAGACGCCAACCAAAACCAAAGAAAGTGCCTTGACCTTCCACAGTTGGAACCAACCCCCAATCATAGCAGCCCTGCCTGTCATCTGATTCCTTGTCCGGCTGCCTTCCCCTGGAGCCACTCACAGGGGACACAACAACAAATCAGAAACCAAAATTAGCCGAGTGGCATGACAGTCACTGCCCACTAAGGCGGGAAGTCACCGACATTCACTTGACTTTCCAATGTAGTGCATTTCAAACTGATCAGCAACTCCAATTCACCTTTTCATTTCCTGTCTTTGGTCTGGTAGGCCAGGGATGTCCAAACTACGGTCCGGGGACCATTTGTACcccaccatccatttttcagcgaCCTgcgacatgacaaaaaaacaactcactaaaaatgacatttggcaTGGGCCGCAAGAGTAGTTAAAAGAATGAGAATGTGGGCAGAGTGAGAAGTGAGGTTGTCAGAAAACTTGGTGCCATCCATGATTGTAATAAACTTGCATATCTACTGTGGAACTTTTCTCTGAAACTAAAAgacacaacaaaatcatttatgaTTAAAAGAATGAGAatttatcttcaaaacattGTCGTGAATAAATATCATTCCATTTTAAAGGCAACATGTGTTTCTTCCACTTTGAGCTCTGCGGCTGATTTTTGAGGCCATCACAGAAATTATCCTCaactgtttgaaaataaaatgggtaTTTTACTACAGTTAGCTCTTTCTGgggttctgaatgtggagatcGGATTTGACTGCCGTTTCGTGCAGAGCTTTAACACCTCTAGCAGAAATCTGATGAGATTAACTCgacaatacaaacaatatactgtatacagtaattgctttcttgactgacttttGTGAAAAGTTGAAGGATTTAAAAGTGGCCCTTTCAGCCTGTACACGGCCCTcaaaggaaaaagtttggacacccctgctgtaggccAAAGGAGTGATGGTGAACGTCCAAGATAATTATGACAGTGGCATTCTGCCAGGACCAAACAACAAGTTTGTCGATCTGGAAAGGTGACTGTTATTGTTCCACTCCTGGCTGTAATGTTTAAGATGCCATCTGCACCAGCTCAATCTGCTGGATTTGTGATCATGGACCTTGGATATTGTtaggtcttgatccagatgtgctgtcaagtttcaggcccacttcaaaactgcctttcatttcaaaaattctggaaaaagtggtgcacatacAGTTGAaaattttcttggatgaacataacatcttggaggtcttgcagtcaggtttcaagatgatgcatagcacggagtgagccctgttacgcgtttctaatgacatcctcctggcaaatgacactggagactaCGTGTGTCTAGTtgtattggacttaactgcggcatttgatacagtggatcacagtattctgatgactcgtttgcagcacttggtgggcattgtcGTTGGTTCTATTGAggggtttaggtcctatttagctgacagaaccttttgtgtcagccttggctgctctgagtcacgcactgctcccctgtcatgtggtgttccacagggctcaattctggggcctctgctgttctcgctgtatctgcccccattgggttccatcttaaggaaacatggtattcccttccactgctatgcagatgactgcccgATCGATggcccactgagcaaaaaagtgGCCTTCTCACTAAGGCCActtctatcctgtctggaagaaataaaaacctggatgacacaaaatttcttgaaattcaatgaaaagaagacagatgtGATACTGTTTGAACCCAGTaacccttgtacatcccatcctattgacttgggccccctgtctccttatcttaagtcaacagtctcaaacttgggccttaaaatggacagtgatttcaaaattgatcggcaaattagtgccgttgtccagcttctttcaccttatacagctggccaaaataaaacctctcccctctcatgaacactttgagacagtaattcatgcctctgtcacatcccggctctattactgcaatgccctttactttggagtcagccagtcctccattaagcgcctccagctggtccagaatgccgctgctcgccttttgactggtactcgtaagagggagcacataactcctactctggcatccctatactggctccccatacattttagagttattttaaagatcctcttatttgttttcaaatctctaaataatctcgcgccaccttacctctctgagctcacacctgccctgcgcctcaggtctgcagacccgacattattagaagtaccaagaacaaaACGGAGGCTCaaaggggattgagccttttctgttgctggtccctctctctggaatgacctcccactgaacattcagcaagcctcctcgctgcccatcttcaaaacccgcctaaaactcacttgtattctttggcattcgactcagcatgacttagatttgttcttggttttactgtttggtgctttctaccgtctttattacagatttgttttactgtttattgtacatgttaaattcctccatgtacagcactttgtatgcagcgatgtctgtttgaaagtgctctataaatacagttgagctcAGTTGAGAAAAATTGATTTGCGcttataaaatgtattaatatAATGTTAATTGTAACCACACACTAGGGCGGCTCGTGGTCCAGTGGTgagtgtgtcgacctcacagtgcagaggtcgtggattttctccgggtactccggttgcctcccacattccaaaaacatgcatggcaggatgattgaacactccaaattgtccctagatgtgagtgtgagtgcggattgttgtttgtgtctgtgtgccctgtgatatgctggcaaccggttcagggtgtcccctgcctgctgcccgaagacggctgggataggctccagcacccccgcgacccttgtgatggtaaagtggatcggaaaatggatgaatggatgtaacTGCACACAATCTCTTGTTTTACGTGAGGACATCATGGAAGAGTTTGTTCTCGTTTTCTCTCTGAATCGTATTGGCACACGGCAGTGAGACAAGACAAGATACCTGTTTCTGTTATTGTGCACCCATCTGACCTCACTTCAGCAGAAAAGGGCTGATGAAGCGTAAGCATTTTCTCCTTGACAACCATGTGGCATCActctataaaataaaaaacaaaagacacaacATTTATGTAATCCTAGGAGCTAACTAACTGTGAGCTAGTCTATAAAGATTCATCGTTTTCACCTTGGATAATGTGATGTACAGAAGGGCTCTGTAGCTCTCCGTGACTCCCATGAGCAGGGCATATTTTTTAGGTGATTAAATAGCATAGGAGCATGCAAACGGAACCTGTTTCTAAACTGGATTGTGTGATTCTGGTGTTTGCTAAGCCTCCAGGGAGAGTTTAAAAAGTCTGCAAAAGGTTATTAAAGTGATTAAACTTTCTGCTGCTAGTAAGTACAAAAAAGACCCCAGGTCAACATCAACTGTAACTTTTCCATGACTGTTATTCCAAAAGTTATGACTGAGATGAATATGCGAAGTCCACTTTTTGCTTTTATGTGATCTTCCTGCTGACAGACCTAACGAGGATGTATGAATCACCTTGGGGTATTGAGGTGGCTGAGTTGAGAGAATATTTAGAATATGCCGTACAGGAAGATGCTAGCTAAGATAACAGCTAtcatggacagaccctcccacgTCCTCCGGGCCACACTGGCCGgcctgggcagctccttcagccagagactgttacaaccGTGCTGCAAGAGGGAAAGGTACCGCCGCTCGTttctgccgactgctgtcaggcggCTGAATAAACACacgtgaaaacctggactcaaggtttttaaaggttttccttcttcttctactaCTGTATTTAGATATGTGGACGGCTGTATTGAATGTGACTGACTTGAAGCACCACATATAACCGTTTCTCTCAAGTCCAAGTTCAAGTCGCAAGTGCTGCTTGTGCATCCATCTGAAATAATAACAGCATTGTGTTAtatttgcattcttttttttcctcctgccttttaatttgaaatgtcgCACAAAATCTTCCCAACATAAAAACTGACAGACACTGACAACAAGGATAACACGACAGAAGTTGTCAAATGTTACGTAAgcacatttaaatgaattaacAACCTTTTCTCAACAACCACTCACCAGTGACGAACAATATGACACAAGCTACCTTCAGGAACAATGCGCTTGCCATGATGACTATTGTATAAGCAACTCCTGCGTGCGCTTCTCTCGACAGGCCTGGGATCAGTTTGCAGTGGCAAGCATAATAAAGAAATCAATTTCCATTTGCCATTAAAGGTGAAATAAAACGGTATAGAAGGTAAAATAAAACGGTATATCCATTCCTGTCATTCATACAGTGAATCAATTTATCAGTcttcattaagattaagatatcctttatttgtcccacactggggaaatttacagcggcgtcattagcatagacggaaggctgttgatcgaacacgagcgagcattggtgggaaagtgtccacactgcccgtgctcacccccgtaacatggggggtgtggaagcgagggctccctcatcattgtggggaatgatgcgggagcctcagtggtggtaggacgaaccacggggggaggtgttccccgtgcctccacctgtaccaaacggggttcgagatcatcgaaccgatgagccagcatggaaaccgcgctgcggagttccgtgagggcttggccctgcggactcatctgttgctcttgtcggtacagagcggacaagatcttttccatgtctgcgggatccatggtggccggagaattctgtcacgttatgCCTGAAGCGATAGatagatcgcttcgtgcacaacaaaaataaggaagtggatccccgagatagcagacacgaAACGAGatattgtcaaagaacaaaaaaagagtctttaatacgaaacacaaaatacccgacaggaagaataacaaaaagcgctggtcaaataaggaccaggggaaaaataagggaacaacagaaaacgctcgcggaaaacaaaagcgaggaagatctgaatagACTATGGGAATAATTTACATACGATCAATAACTTGGTCGGCAaattggcaaattggtgccgttgttaaatccagcttctttcaccttagacagctggccaaaataaaacctttcctctcacatgaacactttgagacagtaattcatgcctttgtcacatcccggctcgattactgcaacgccctgtactttggagtcagccagtcctccatcaagcaccttcagctggtccagaatgccgctgctcgcctcttgcctggtactcgtaagagggagcatataactcctactccggcatcccttcattggctccccattcattttagagttattttcaagatcctcctctttgttttcaaatctctaaataatctcgcgccaccttacctctctgagctcatccgcccctacacccctgcccggcgcctcaggtctgtggaccagtctttgctagacgtaccaagaactaaactgaggctcagaggggatcgagccttttctgttgctggtccatctctctggaatgacctcccactgaacattcggcaagcctcctcgctgcccatctttaaagccctcctcaaaactcacttgtattctttggcgtttgactcagcatgacttagatttgctattggttttactgcttggtgctttctaccgccttattactgattcgtcttactgtttattgtagatgttaaatcgctccatgtacagcactttgtatgcagcgatggctgtttgaaagtgctctataaatactgttgatgtAAGACACAACTTGTACGACAagacaattgccaaaaggctaggaagcaacgagtaaTGTTAATATAGGGCTTTTTCGCGAAAGAACAATGGCgcagcgtggaattctccggcagtgagtaaactgccagagtctcctaataaaggaagaataatcatcccgaatgaataacaggtgtgcagtcggcggggagaaagcccgccccctgcaggtagacacgggacgtgacacattcAGCTCAgttcctctaccagaggccaggaagcttgagggttctgcgcagtatccttgctgttcccagcactgcacatttctggactgagatgtccgatgttgttcccgggatctgttgcaaccactcatctagtttgggggtcactgccccgagtgctccgaccaccacaggcacgactgtcacctttaccttccaggctctctccagctcctctctgatcccttggtatttctcgagtttttcgtgttccttctttttgatgtttccatcacttgggactgctacagcGGCTTttttctgccctttatctatgatcacgatatctggttggttcgccattaccatcttgtcagtctagatttggaagtcccacaggatcttcgctctgtcattctccaccaccttcggaggtgtttcccattttgaccttggggtttccagtccatactccgcacagatgtttcggtagactatgccagccacctggttatggcgttccatgtaggctttccctgccagcatcttacaccctgcagttatgtgttggatcgtctcaagtgcctctttgcacaacctgaggcatatatatatatatatatatatatatatatatatatatatatatatatatatatatagatatatatatatatatatatatatatatatatatatatatatatatagatatatatatatatatatatatatatatatatatatatatatatatatatatatatatatatatatatatagagagagagagagagagagagagagagagagagagagagagagagagagagagagagagaataaataataatataataaatattgcacttaatttattttttcaaactttgagACAATTTTGTTTGGAGGTGTTCCATGAGATTTTTCTTATTTAGAATGGATGCCTTCGCTCAACGAAGGTGCCCAAACTGCTCCAGATGACAGCAGAGTACAGTGGATGTTTTCAGTTGATATTCCAGCAACCTCTTCTGCTCATGATGAATATTAAGGCGAAAGATACGCATTTCTCCCACCATCCGCTAGATGGGAGCAGATGAAAGGACATGATTTACACCTTTGCAGACGCCATCATCCATCAACATCTCaactttactgtattttcattgtaCACACACCCATTCTGTCGTGTTCCACTGATCACACGTGGACATTATAGTACTGCCTGATGCGTAAATGCATTACACTGACTTTATTAAATACtcttaaaactaaaattgaatgGGGAAAATACTTCCATGTTTTCtt
Protein-coding sequences here:
- the LOC127595843 gene encoding putative methyltransferase DDB_G0268948, with protein sequence MAFRFFEESAHVAAYLQYRVTPHELINKIIDFMGPKLQNKFNLAVDVGCGNGKGTVLLAPYFNQVVGTDISPAQLGLARANSIRQNVSYRQSPAEQLPFESSQVDLVTAMTAAHWFDRPRFLKESERVLKPNGCLALLSNMKYRALEYGDATSAVNDICQEFLAALLPFNEPHMGSCPSKIYFDMFEACPFPDKQWNTCQNISRKMTINHFIGLVETYSSYQKLKSEDATKAKRLSDDIRNKLLAAMQVSSPDTELTLVMKYFYMLARKP
- the LOC127595852 gene encoding receptor activity-modifying protein 1-like isoform X2; amino-acid sequence: MASALFLKVACVILFVTACVSGCDRALYERIIDDFCLAKFKSDMGAVDQRLWCSWPDTTHIYEGLTNCTYQVALRMDCFWPGHTVDHFFVRIHRNYFHDCQLTGRLIHDPAPSVLAPFVGVPILVTLLVTALVVWRSKHTEGIL
- the LOC127595852 gene encoding receptor activity-modifying protein 1-like isoform X1, coding for MASALFLRAACVMLFITACVSGCDRALYERIIDDFCLAKFKSDMGAVDQRLWCSWPDTTHIYEGLTNCTYQVALRMDCFWPGHTVDHFFVRIHRNYFHDCQLTGRLIHDPAPSVLAPFVGVPILVTLLVTALVVWRSKHTEGIL